In Streptomyces sp. NBC_00306, a single genomic region encodes these proteins:
- a CDS encoding alcohol dehydrogenase, which yields MTMRVAQVASPGGPLEIAEREVPQPGPGHVRVAVEACGVCHSDVLFVNGLVPGLRFPVVAGHEIAGRIEAVGEGTYSGWKVGDRVGVGWFGGSCGHCTPCRQGDFIVCENLKVPGWAYDGGFADQVIAPADALARIPDALAATDAAPLGCAGVTTFNGLRRSSARPGDLVAVLGMGGLGHLGVKYAAAMGFETVAIARGSEKTDFATELGAHHYIDSTAGTSVADALRALGGAKVVLATAANSDAITATVDGLRPLGELVVIGADSEPLGINPTQLLMSGKVVRGHPSGTSQDVQDTMAFSALHGIRPMIETVPLVEADEAYRKMLSGAARFRMVLTTAT from the coding sequence ATGACCATGCGTGTTGCCCAGGTCGCCTCGCCAGGCGGCCCGTTGGAGATCGCCGAACGTGAGGTGCCGCAGCCGGGCCCCGGACACGTACGGGTGGCCGTGGAGGCCTGCGGGGTCTGCCACAGCGACGTCCTGTTCGTGAACGGCCTGGTGCCCGGCCTCCGGTTCCCGGTGGTGGCCGGGCACGAGATCGCCGGACGGATCGAGGCGGTCGGCGAGGGGACGTACAGCGGCTGGAAGGTCGGCGACCGGGTCGGGGTCGGCTGGTTCGGCGGCAGCTGCGGCCACTGCACGCCCTGCCGGCAGGGCGACTTCATCGTGTGCGAGAACCTGAAGGTGCCCGGATGGGCATACGACGGGGGCTTCGCCGACCAGGTGATCGCACCGGCCGACGCCCTCGCCCGGATCCCCGACGCCCTGGCGGCGACCGACGCGGCGCCCCTGGGCTGCGCGGGCGTGACGACCTTCAACGGCCTGCGCCGCAGTTCCGCACGGCCCGGCGACCTCGTCGCCGTACTCGGCATGGGTGGCCTGGGCCACCTGGGAGTGAAGTACGCGGCCGCCATGGGCTTCGAGACCGTCGCCATCGCGCGCGGATCCGAGAAGACCGACTTCGCCACGGAGCTCGGGGCGCACCACTACATCGACAGCACGGCGGGCACGAGCGTGGCGGACGCGCTGCGGGCCCTCGGCGGCGCCAAGGTGGTTCTGGCCACCGCGGCCAATTCCGACGCCATCACGGCGACCGTGGACGGGCTCCGCCCTCTCGGCGAGCTGGTGGTCATCGGCGCGGACTCCGAGCCTCTCGGCATCAACCCGACCCAGCTGCTGATGAGCGGCAAGGTCGTCCGCGGCCACCCCTCCGGCACCTCGCAGGACGTGCAGGACACCATGGCCTTCAGCGCGCTGCACGGAATCCGCCCGATGATCGAGACCGTGCCGCTGGTGGAGGCGGACGAGGCGTACCGGAAGATGCTGTCCGGCGCGGCCCGGTTCCGGATGGTCCTCACCACCGCCACCTGA
- a CDS encoding acyltransferase family protein, with protein sequence MFHAPLGYRRAPLPQVRDTEPAPDPTKAATSAPAEQTAPKSSRRDAYFDNAKYLAIVLVALGHFWEPVMDGSRTTRSLYMLVYTFHMPAFIIISGYFSRSFTGRPDQLKRLLTGIVVPYVVFEVAYSLFRRWAEDAPDQSISLLDPFYLTWFLAALFIWRLTTPLWKVIRHPLPVALVVASLAALTPGIGADLNLQRVLQFLPYFVLGLTLKPEHFEMVRRREVRLLSIPLFAGAAVFAYWASPRMNFTWLYRSNSAQELGVPWWSGVVMTLAFFGCAVLLTIGFLAWVPSRKTWFTVLGGGTICGYLLHGLLIRGADYGHVFQNYPWLSDPGGEILLTVTAFVVVTLLCTPPVRRAMKWATEPDMAWAFRRESAQVGRKS encoded by the coding sequence ATGTTCCACGCTCCGCTTGGATATCGCAGGGCCCCGCTCCCCCAGGTCCGGGATACGGAGCCCGCTCCCGACCCGACGAAGGCGGCCACTTCCGCGCCCGCCGAGCAGACTGCCCCGAAGTCCAGCAGGCGAGACGCGTACTTCGACAACGCCAAATATCTGGCCATCGTGCTGGTCGCCCTCGGGCACTTCTGGGAACCGGTGATGGACGGCAGCAGGACCACCCGGTCGCTGTACATGCTCGTGTACACGTTCCATATGCCGGCCTTCATCATCATCTCCGGCTACTTCTCCCGGAGTTTCACCGGCCGGCCCGACCAGCTCAAGCGGCTTCTGACCGGCATCGTCGTGCCGTACGTCGTCTTCGAGGTGGCGTACTCCCTGTTCAGGCGCTGGGCCGAGGACGCTCCGGACCAGTCGATCAGCCTGCTCGACCCCTTCTATCTGACCTGGTTCCTGGCCGCCCTGTTCATCTGGCGGCTGACGACCCCGCTGTGGAAGGTGATCCGCCATCCGCTGCCGGTGGCGCTGGTGGTGGCCTCGCTCGCCGCGCTGACGCCGGGCATCGGGGCGGACCTCAACCTCCAGCGTGTGCTGCAGTTCCTTCCGTACTTCGTGCTCGGACTGACGCTGAAGCCCGAGCACTTCGAGATGGTGCGCAGGCGGGAAGTGCGCCTGCTGTCGATTCCGCTGTTCGCCGGCGCCGCCGTCTTCGCCTACTGGGCCTCGCCCCGGATGAACTTCACCTGGCTCTACCGTTCCAACAGCGCGCAGGAACTGGGCGTTCCGTGGTGGTCCGGGGTCGTGATGACCCTCGCCTTCTTCGGGTGCGCGGTGCTGCTCACCATCGGATTCCTGGCGTGGGTGCCGAGCCGCAAGACCTGGTTCACAGTGCTCGGCGGCGGCACGATCTGCGGTTATCTGCTGCACGGACTGCTCATCAGGGGCGCCGACTATGGGCACGTCTTCCAGAACTACCCGTGGCTGAGCGACCCCGGCGGCGAGATCCTGCTCACGGTGACCGCGTTCGTCGTGGTGACCCTGCTGTGTACGCCGCCGGTCCGGCGGGCCATGAAGTGGGCGACCGAGCCGGACATGGCGTGGGCGTTCCGGCGGGAGTCGGCACAGGTCGGCCGCAAGAGCTGA
- a CDS encoding HD domain-containing protein: MSQQYLTPAEVEAIAREAHEGQRDKSGRPYAEHIAAVAEGVRARGGSDEQVAAGWLHDTVEDGVLSRTWLDEAPLPQSVKDMVLALSKGEGEPLEDYTRRILATPGARLVKEADLAHNADPARLALLDERTRERLTAKYAKTRALLGLPDGAP, translated from the coding sequence ATGTCGCAGCAGTACCTGACGCCGGCCGAGGTCGAGGCCATCGCACGTGAGGCTCACGAGGGCCAGCGGGACAAGTCGGGCCGCCCGTACGCGGAGCACATCGCCGCCGTCGCCGAGGGCGTACGCGCCCGGGGCGGCAGCGACGAACAGGTGGCCGCCGGCTGGCTGCACGACACCGTCGAGGACGGTGTGCTCAGCCGCACCTGGCTGGACGAGGCCCCGTTGCCGCAGTCGGTCAAGGACATGGTGCTCGCCCTCAGCAAGGGCGAGGGCGAGCCGTTGGAGGACTACACCCGGCGTATTCTCGCCACCCCGGGCGCACGTCTCGTCAAAGAGGCCGATCTCGCGCACAATGCCGACCCGGCGCGACTCGCCCTGCTCGACGAGCGGACCCGCGAGCGGCTGACGGCCAAGTACGCGAAGACGCGCGCCCTGTTGGGCCTGCCGGACGGCGCTCCCTGA
- a CDS encoding cation:proton antiporter gives MGGAFLAAALLARLGGRIGLPTIPLFILAGILLGPHTPGIVLLSDPHDLEMLSALGLVLLLFYLGLEFHLDDLKAGGRKMALAGGTYLALNVGAGLGFGFALGWGTSEALVLAGVLGISSSAIVTKVLVDLGRIGNPETRPILGIIVVEDVFLALYLAALQPILSGADSLAAAVMDAGMAFGFLLLLALAARFGTRVIGRLINTRDDELLVISFLGAAVFVAGVSEWFGVADAIGAFMVGLMLGSTTSGERIRQLVHPLRDAFGAVFFFAFGLSIDPGDLPTVLWPVLAAVAVTLVMNVLAGVAAARINGFGAGPAANISTTLLARGEFALILATMAAAAGLDERLSPFIAGYVLVLAVLGPLAAGRSHWLARILPGGRDGANGGGGGDVAVVTPAGTAEAAPGRR, from the coding sequence ATGGGAGGCGCCTTTCTGGCGGCCGCCCTGCTCGCCCGCCTCGGTGGCCGTATCGGACTGCCGACGATCCCCCTGTTCATCCTGGCCGGCATCCTGCTCGGCCCCCACACCCCCGGCATCGTGCTCCTCTCGGACCCGCACGATCTGGAGATGCTCTCCGCGCTCGGCCTCGTGCTGCTGCTGTTCTATCTGGGGCTGGAGTTCCACCTCGACGATCTGAAGGCCGGCGGCCGCAAGATGGCGCTGGCCGGTGGCACCTACCTCGCGCTCAACGTCGGAGCCGGGCTCGGCTTCGGCTTCGCGCTCGGCTGGGGCACCTCGGAAGCGCTGGTGCTCGCCGGAGTGCTCGGTATCTCCTCGTCCGCGATCGTCACCAAAGTGCTGGTGGACCTCGGCCGTATCGGGAATCCCGAGACCCGGCCCATCCTCGGCATCATCGTCGTCGAGGACGTCTTCCTCGCCCTCTATCTCGCCGCGCTCCAGCCGATCCTGTCCGGCGCCGACAGTCTCGCCGCGGCGGTGATGGATGCCGGCATGGCCTTCGGCTTCCTGCTGCTGCTCGCGCTCGCTGCACGCTTCGGCACCCGCGTGATCGGACGGCTGATCAACACCCGTGACGACGAACTGCTCGTCATCTCCTTCCTGGGAGCGGCGGTGTTCGTCGCCGGCGTCTCGGAGTGGTTCGGGGTCGCCGACGCGATCGGCGCGTTCATGGTCGGTCTGATGCTCGGCAGTACGACGTCGGGCGAGCGCATCCGCCAGCTGGTGCATCCGCTGCGGGACGCCTTCGGGGCCGTCTTCTTCTTCGCCTTCGGGCTCTCGATCGACCCGGGCGACCTGCCGACCGTGCTGTGGCCGGTACTCGCCGCCGTCGCCGTGACACTGGTGATGAACGTGCTGGCCGGGGTGGCCGCGGCCCGTATCAACGGCTTCGGTGCGGGGCCGGCCGCCAACATCTCGACGACGCTGCTGGCCCGCGGAGAGTTCGCGCTGATCCTCGCGACGATGGCGGCGGCCGCGGGCCTGGACGAGCGGCTCTCACCGTTCATCGCGGGCTATGTGCTGGTCCTCGCGGTCCTCGGCCCGCTGGCCGCGGGACGGTCGCACTGGCTGGCGCGCATCCTGCCGGGCGGCCGGGACGGCGCAAACGGTGGCGGGGGCGGCGATGTCGCCGTCGTCACGCCTGCCGGCACAGCAGAAGCAGCGCCCGGTCGTCGTTGA
- a CDS encoding PP2C family protein-serine/threonine phosphatase — protein MAHGNAADSLRARMRKAVHRARIALRKSGVDYFRGDGSDWIALGGLMLAVPAFTWGTIAMPVWVSPAALVLPIVAGALLLRPASLLGLYAACAAGLIVESIVLGPYTEGAARVTPGIVLVVAACGFFGLLIAQFRARVGVPWRRGGTMLFDLRERIRVQSALPRLPKGWHREMALRPAGGQSFSGDFVVAARTNGGRTLEVVLTDVSGKGMDAASRALLLSGAFGGLLGSLPPHGFLPAANGYLLRQDWEEGFATSIHLVLDLDSGDYELLSAGHLPAMQLHAGSGRWEEKGAEGPLLGIYAGAQFDPVKGSLRPGDVLMLYTDGLVEASGKDISEGIDRLTGEADRYVSSGFEGAAWHLIEAVAKDVNDDRALLLLCRQA, from the coding sequence ATGGCCCACGGCAATGCAGCAGACTCGCTCAGGGCCCGGATGCGCAAGGCAGTGCACCGGGCTCGCATCGCGCTGCGCAAGTCCGGTGTGGACTACTTCCGGGGTGACGGTTCCGACTGGATCGCCCTCGGCGGACTGATGCTGGCCGTGCCCGCCTTCACCTGGGGCACGATCGCGATGCCCGTGTGGGTCTCGCCGGCCGCCCTGGTGCTGCCGATCGTGGCCGGTGCGCTGCTGCTGCGGCCCGCGAGCCTGCTGGGGCTGTACGCCGCCTGCGCCGCGGGACTCATCGTCGAGTCGATCGTCCTCGGTCCGTACACCGAGGGCGCGGCCCGCGTCACTCCCGGCATCGTGCTGGTGGTCGCCGCCTGTGGATTCTTCGGGCTGCTGATCGCGCAGTTCCGGGCGCGCGTGGGTGTGCCCTGGCGTCGCGGCGGGACCATGCTCTTCGACCTGCGCGAACGTATCCGGGTGCAGAGCGCCCTGCCGCGGCTGCCGAAGGGCTGGCACCGCGAGATGGCGCTGCGCCCGGCGGGCGGCCAGTCCTTCTCCGGCGACTTCGTCGTCGCCGCCCGGACGAACGGCGGGCGGACCCTGGAGGTCGTTCTCACCGATGTCTCGGGCAAGGGAATGGACGCGGCCTCCCGCGCGCTGCTGCTGTCCGGCGCCTTCGGCGGACTGCTGGGCTCGCTGCCGCCGCACGGCTTCCTGCCCGCCGCGAACGGCTATCTGCTGCGGCAGGACTGGGAAGAGGGCTTCGCGACGTCGATCCATCTCGTCCTGGACCTGGACTCCGGCGACTACGAGCTGCTGTCGGCCGGACATCTGCCGGCCATGCAACTGCACGCGGGCAGCGGCCGCTGGGAGGAGAAGGGCGCGGAAGGACCGCTCCTCGGCATCTACGCCGGGGCGCAGTTCGACCCGGTGAAGGGCTCCCTGCGCCCCGGCGACGTGCTGATGCTCTACACCGACGGTCTGGTGGAGGCGTCGGGCAAGGACATCAGTGAGGGCATCGACCGCCTCACGGGCGAGGCCGACCGCTATGTGTCCTCCGGGTTCGAGGGCGCGGCCTGGCATCTCATCGAGGCGGTCGCCAAGGACGTCAACGACGACCGGGCGCTGCTTCTGCTGTGCCGGCAGGCGTGA
- a CDS encoding GNAT family N-acetyltransferase, with translation MTTELRVLRPAEWDAWYGELELAFGGAGEAPEERELWQSLTEHERSIGAWEDGDCVGTAGAFTFRLSVPGGALVPAAGVTMVSVAATHRRRGILTAMMRRQLDDVRGLGEPLAVLTASEPGIYGRFGYGVATWQLKAEIDTVRVRLSVPEGTDRIRLRRVKPADARAECEAVYAQQVTARPGILARRPGWERLPVLDPPADREGASPLQCVLAERSGEVVGYALFHNKASWTAAGPDGTILLQHLDALDPQAYAALWQFLFGIDLTSTVQVINRPVDDPWQHLVSDVRRCNVRLRESLFVRPVDLGAALEARTYRTPLDVVLDVEDTFCPWNAGRWRLTGDAKGASCERTKEGADLALSVRELGSAYLGGISLTALAAAGRVRELRQGALAEASSAFGSDVAPWLPHGF, from the coding sequence ATGACGACAGAGCTGCGGGTCCTGCGCCCGGCCGAATGGGACGCGTGGTACGGGGAGTTGGAACTGGCCTTCGGGGGTGCCGGTGAGGCCCCCGAGGAACGCGAACTGTGGCAGTCGCTGACCGAGCACGAGCGGTCGATCGGAGCCTGGGAGGACGGGGACTGCGTCGGGACCGCCGGAGCGTTCACCTTCCGTCTCTCGGTGCCGGGCGGGGCCCTGGTACCCGCCGCCGGCGTGACGATGGTGAGCGTCGCGGCGACCCACCGCCGCCGGGGAATCCTCACGGCGATGATGCGCCGCCAACTCGACGACGTACGCGGCCTGGGCGAGCCCCTGGCCGTGCTCACGGCGTCGGAACCGGGCATTTACGGACGGTTCGGGTACGGGGTCGCGACCTGGCAGCTCAAGGCGGAGATCGACACCGTACGGGTACGGCTCTCGGTGCCGGAGGGCACCGACCGGATCCGGCTGCGACGGGTGAAGCCCGCGGACGCGCGGGCCGAGTGCGAGGCCGTCTACGCCCAACAGGTCACCGCCCGCCCGGGGATCCTGGCCCGCCGGCCCGGCTGGGAGCGGCTGCCGGTCCTCGACCCGCCGGCCGACCGGGAGGGCGCGTCGCCCCTTCAGTGCGTGCTCGCCGAACGCTCGGGCGAGGTCGTGGGCTACGCGCTGTTCCACAACAAGGCGTCGTGGACGGCGGCGGGGCCCGACGGCACGATCCTGCTCCAGCATCTCGACGCCCTGGACCCGCAGGCGTACGCGGCCCTGTGGCAGTTCCTCTTCGGCATCGACCTGACCTCGACGGTGCAGGTGATCAACCGTCCGGTGGACGACCCCTGGCAGCATCTCGTCTCCGACGTCCGCCGGTGCAACGTACGGCTGCGGGAATCACTGTTCGTCCGGCCCGTCGACCTGGGCGCGGCTCTGGAGGCGCGGACCTACCGGACGCCGCTCGATGTCGTCCTGGACGTGGAGGACACCTTCTGCCCGTGGAACGCGGGACGTTGGCGGCTGACGGGCGACGCCAAGGGCGCGTCCTGCGAGCGGACGAAGGAGGGTGCCGATCTGGCCCTGTCCGTACGGGAGTTGGGCTCGGCCTATCTGGGCGGGATCTCGCTCACCGCACTGGCCGCCGCGGGCCGGGTGCGCGAACTGCGGCAGGGGGCGCTGGCGGAGGCGTCCTCGGCGTTCGGCAGCGACGTGGCGCCCTGGCTGCCGCACGGGTTCTGA
- a CDS encoding Fpg/Nei family DNA glycosylase encodes MPEGHTIHRLAADHRERFLDRPVRVSSPQGKFSDAAALLDGQVMDHCEAHGKHLFLGFGASGWIHIHLGLFGRVDIGGTPAPPPTDTVRLRLADADAYVDLRGPTTCSLITDGEKAAIHDRLGPDPLRDGDDPEKAWARISRSRTTVAALLMDQKIIAGVGNVYRAEVLFRHGIDPYRAGRDITRAEWDAVWADLVELMHEGVRNNRIDTVRPEHTPEAMGRPPRVDDHGGEVYVYRRALQPCHVCGGEIRTAGLAARNLFWCPACQAR; translated from the coding sequence GTGCCCGAAGGGCATACGATTCACCGCCTCGCGGCGGATCACCGTGAGCGCTTCCTGGACCGGCCGGTCCGCGTCAGCAGCCCGCAGGGCAAGTTCTCCGACGCCGCGGCGCTGCTCGACGGCCAGGTCATGGACCACTGCGAGGCGCACGGGAAGCACCTCTTCCTCGGCTTCGGTGCGAGCGGCTGGATCCACATCCACCTCGGTCTCTTCGGCCGGGTGGACATCGGCGGGACACCCGCTCCGCCGCCCACCGACACCGTCCGGCTGCGCCTCGCGGACGCCGACGCGTACGTCGATCTGCGCGGCCCCACGACGTGCTCACTGATCACGGACGGTGAGAAGGCGGCGATACACGACCGTCTGGGCCCCGATCCGCTGCGGGACGGCGACGACCCGGAGAAGGCCTGGGCGCGGATCTCCCGCTCCCGCACCACCGTCGCCGCCCTGCTGATGGATCAGAAGATCATCGCCGGGGTCGGGAACGTCTACCGCGCCGAGGTCCTCTTCCGGCACGGCATCGACCCCTACCGCGCGGGCAGGGACATCACCCGCGCCGAATGGGACGCCGTCTGGGCCGACCTCGTGGAGCTGATGCACGAGGGCGTACGCAACAACCGCATCGACACGGTCCGCCCCGAGCACACTCCGGAGGCCATGGGCCGGCCGCCGCGCGTCGACGACCACGGCGGCGAGGTCTATGTCTACCGTCGGGCTCTGCAGCCCTGCCATGTCTGCGGCGGCGAGATCCGCACCGCCGGTCTCGCCGCACGCAATCTCTTCTGGTGCCCGGCCTGCCAGGCACGGTGA